One Rosa chinensis cultivar Old Blush chromosome 3, RchiOBHm-V2, whole genome shotgun sequence DNA window includes the following coding sequences:
- the LOC112193384 gene encoding probable disease resistance protein At4g27220 isoform X2, with the protein MEFYQCVFQTMRMVIVISVVMVQWFGIIASLKWIWKNWFIIVVTWNVIASLGWIWKSRFSCMVETPEPISEDNQELVDVDASASLPSSSAESSAPRWKHDVFLSFRGVDTRKGIVFELYDRLQNRRKIKTFMDDQDLQVGDVISPTLLLAIKESRFAIIVLSPNYASSTWCLEELRNICECMKEDNNRILPLFYNVDPSDVRNQKMSFGDAFTKHEKSGKHISGKVQQWRDALEKVANFSGWHIQNYKTERELVDAIEESVCNKLRPTEHEFIMSFGGFEAFEATKQAIVKVVNALKKDEATTIGVYGMGGVGKTTMVKYVGAQAQKCRLFNQVIMAVVSQNPDLMKIQETFAELLGLKLEEKTDIGRASKLKEKILKGTGILIILDDIWKSIDFSSIGIPSHNELQRCNSKVLLTTRKLSVCHSMDCHANIHLNILSEEDSWSLFVKEARKYPLDKSSTFYDVARKVAGECAGLPVALIAVARGLRDKCLDGWKEAARRLQASQPPNPEDEGDVFKCIKLSYDYLKSDDSKSCFSLCCLFPEDYDIPIEYLLMYRIGKGMFQDSNMLEARDTTYSVVKDLKDSSLLLDGRDDGCVRMHDVIRDMAILMMSLSEEGQRFLVKIGCELKNWPKIDAHKGYSAISLMKNKICKLPEELVCPNLQILLLQHNASLNEIPKSFFQSQNELRVLDLSYTRISLLPQSISFLTNLQALYLDYCRNIIDISVIGKLHKLEILSMRECALEELSREIGQLTNLRMLDVSAVRIRTIPSKVISKLHKLEELYMECGFLDWGSKVDGEGEETNIGFDELAGLLYLSILTVCISNANGIPKSVEVEPNWVYFDISICSGHNGERVIKKLRSGCNCRSLSLYRTDTTIGTFPDWFVNAVVKNTERLRYRKCRGLSNILVEYDRGRFHGLKVLSVIGRCTNLKELMNAITCVPYMPVLENLEELYLGDLYHLRQLCVGELPPGSLCRLKLLKVCMCPIFGNVLLPSKLLQKLENLEKLICVTSKVEHVFGCEGFEPDQTNLREMVLFDLPVVRSMCNGPAPCGMFQILKKLVIEKCNFRGSLFTFDVAQCLFQLENLIVSKCPVLERVIEARREILNNKKTVLPKLKNLCLRYLPKLYDGSDTIDFECPSLENLCMQECPHLPFPSSVSDYFHSRNQVLCKNFHLFDDVRCLNRMRRRRLIEPSTP; encoded by the exons ATGGAGTTCTATCAGTGTGTCTTTCAG ACGATGAGGATGGTCATTGTGATTAGTGTGGTAATGGTGCAATGGTTCGGTATCATAGCCAGTCTTAAGTGGATATGGAAGAATTGGTTCATTATTGTGGTGACATGGAACGTAATAGCCAGTCTTGGGTGGATATGGAAGAGTAGGTTCAGTTGCATGGTTGAAACCCCAGAGCCAATATCAGAGGATAATCAAGAACTGGTTGACGTCGATGCCTCTGCATCTCTTCCTTCATCATCAGCTGAATCATCAGCTCCTAGGTGGAAGCATGATGTGTTTTTGAGTTTCCGCGGTGTAGACACTCGCAAAGGTATTGTATTCGAATTATACGATCGACTGCAAAACaggagaaaaatcaaaacattCATGGATGACCAAGATCTTCAAGTAGGGGATGTTATTTCTCCCACTCTCCTACTGGCAATTAAAGAATCAAGGTTTGCAATTATTGTTCTCTCTCCAAACTATGCCTCTTCCACTTGGTGCTTGGAGGAACTTAGAAACATTTGTGAATGCATGAAAGAAGACAACAATAGAATTCTGCCACTTTTTTATAATGTGGATCCTAGTGATGTACGAAATCAGAAGATGAGTTTCGGAGATGCTTTCACTAAGCATGAAAAATCTGGGAAACACATATCAGGAAAGGTGCAGCAGTGGAGAGATGCTTTAGAAAAAGTGGCAAATTTCTCTGGATGGCATATACAGAATTATAA AACTGAAAGAGAACTTGTGGATGCTATTGAGGAATCAGTGTGCAATAAATTACGACCTACTGAACATGAGTTTATAATGTCCTTCGGAGGTTTTGAAGCATTTGAAGCAACAAAACAAGCCATTGTTAAGGTCGTGAATGCGCTAAAAAAAGATGAGGCCACTACCATTGGAGTCTACGGAATGGGGGGCGTTGGAAAGACGACAATGGTGAAATATGTTGGAGCACAAGCCCAAAAATGTAGGCTTTTTAATCAAGTGATTATGGCTGTCGTATCCCAAAACCCCGACTTGATGAAAATTCAAGAGACATTTGCAGAACTGCTGGGCTTGAAATTGGAGGAGAAGACAGACATTGGAAGAGCCAGTAAATTGAAGGAGAAGATATTGAAAGGAACTGGGATCCTCATAATCTTGGATGACATTTGGAAGAGCATAGACTTTTCAAGCATTGGAATTCCAAGCCACAACGAACTTCAACGATGCAATTCCAAAGTTCTACTGACTACCAGAAAATTGAGTGTTTGCCATTCCATGGATTGCCATGCAAACATACATCTCAATATCTTATCAGAAGAAGATTCTTGGAGCTTATTTGTGAAGGAAGCAAGGAAGTACCCTCTTGACAAATCATCCACTTTCTATGATGTAGCACGTAAGGTGGCTGGAGAATGCGCCGGTCTACCAGTTGCTTTGATAGCAGTTGCGAGGGGCCTTCGGGATAAATGTTTGGATGGATGGAAAGAAGCTGCTCGACGACTACAAGCGTCCCAACCTCCCAACCCTGAAGATGAGGGAGATGTGTTCAAATGCATAAAGTTAAGCTATGATTACTTGAAATCTGATGATTCCAAATCATGCTTCTCGCTTTGCTGCCTGTTCCCAGAAGATTATGATATACCAATTGAATACTTGCTCATGTATAGAATTGGGAAAGGAATGTTTCAAGATTCCAACATGCTAGAAGCCCGAGACACAACATATTCAGTGGTGAAGGACCTTAAAGATTCTAGCTTGCTTTTAGACGGTAGAGATGACGGATGTGTAAGGATGCATGATGTCATTCGGGATATGGCAATATTAATGATGTCATTATCTGAAGAAGGTCAGCGGTTCTTGGTGAAAATTGGCTGTGAATTGAAGAATTGGCCAAAGATTGATGCACATAAAGGCTACTCTGCAATCTCACTAATGAAGAACAAAATTTGCAAGCTACCCGAAGAGTTGGTATGTCCAAATCTCCAGATTTTATTACTACAACACAATGCTTCTTTAAATGAGATCCCAAAATCATTTTTCCAGAGTCAGAATGAATTGAGAGTCTTGGATCTTAGCTACACTCGTATTTCATTACTACCCCAATCAATCAGTTTTCTAACCAACCTTCAAGCTTTGTATTTAGATTATTGCAGGAACATAATTGACATTTCTGTAATCGGAAAACTTCACAAGCTTGAGATTCTTAGTATGAGAGAATGTGCTCTGGAAGAAttgtcaagagaaataggacAGTTGACCAATCTAAGGATGCTGGATGTCAGTGCTGTACGTATTCGCACAATCCCATCTAAAGTGATATCCAAGTTGCATAAGTTAGAAGAACTGTACATGGAATGTGGATTTTTGGACTGGGGGAGTAAAGTTgatggagaaggagaagaaactaATATTGGCTTTGATGAATTAGCTGGTTTATTATATTTAAGCATTTTGACAGTTTGCATATCGAATGCAAATGGCATCCCTAAAAGTGTTGAGGTCGAACCGAATTGGGTTTACTTCGATATCAGTATTTGCAGCGGCCATAATGGAGAGAGAGTCATTAAAAAACTTCGATCCGGTTGTAATTGTAGATCCTTGAGCCTTTATAGAACTGACACAACCATAGGAACCTTTCCGGACTGGTTTGTCAACGCTGTGGTAAAGAATACTGAGAGGCTGCGTTATAGAAAATGCAGAGGGTTAAGTAACATTCTTGTGGAATATGACCGTGGGAGGTTTCATGGACTGAAAGTTCTCTCTGTAATTGGTCGGTGTACGAACTTGAAAGAATTGATGAATGCAATAACATGTGTTCCATATATGCCTGTGCTTGAGAACTTGGAAGAGTTGTATCTGGGAGACCTGTATCACCTGAGGCAGTTATGTGTTGGAGAGTTACCACCTGGATCTCTCTGCCGTCTGAAATTATTGAAGGTCTGTATGTGTCCTATTTTTGGGAATGTACTGTTGCCATCAAAATTATTGCAGAAACTAGAAAATCTGGAAAAACTAATCTGTGTGACAAGTAAAGTGGAACATGTTTTTGGATGTGAAGGATTTGAGCCAGATCAAACAAATCTGAGAGAGATGGTGTTGTTCGATCTACCCGTAGTAAGAAGCATGTGTAATGGTCCTGCTCCATGTGGAATGTTCCAGATTCTAAAGAAATTGGTCATTGAGAAATGCAACTTCCGGGGAAGTCTCTTCACATTTGATGTAGCTCAGTGTCTTTTTCAATTGGAAAACCTTATTGTATCCAAATGCCCTGTCTTGGAAAGAGTAATCGAAGCTAGAAGGGAAATATTGAACAACAAGAAGACCGTTCTtccaaaattgaagaacttATGTTTGCGATATCTTCCGAAGTTGTACGACGGAAGTGATACTATTGATTTTGAGTGTCCTTCATTGGAAAACTTGTGTATGCAGGAGTGCCCCCACTTGCCATTTCCATCCTCTGTTTCTGACTACTTCCACAGCAGGAATCAAGTTCTTTGTAAGAATTTTCATCTTTTCGATGATGTTCGTTGTCTGAATCGGATGCGCAGACGGCGACTCATAGA GCCTTCAACGCCGTGA